In Nitrosococcus oceani ATCC 19707, the following proteins share a genomic window:
- a CDS encoding anti-phage-associated DUF1156 domain-containing protein has product MLAPQQEQTLCLEAPPLKNTPALLERVFPAQKISAEAQKERKAGSGKTLTALGSYWKGRKPLILVRALILGSLLPATDDPETDLAIFEQLMALDEASFGRREPKLSAAQVAARITLPRPWDYFDYSFKDATVEPTKIEELTFPLRAGDIPGLSLRWKRAIPLADKQTLLAAALKELPYPDKVALCKRPEECDPATLYGPIWDSVNQHLGRFGVQAHSHEELVAQLGMLRFGHRPRVGDTFCGSGSIPFEAARLGCEVYASDLNPIACMLTWGALNIIGASPERRDEIAQAQQAVAAAVNQEITALGIEHNSQGDRAKAYLYCLETRCPETGWQVPLAPSWVISKTRQVYAKLIPNPREKRFEIDIVSGASPEEMAAAEQGTVQQGQMVYTLEGKTYRTSIKTLRGDYRDAQGVNRNRLRQWEKHDFRPQPEDVFQERLYSIQWITQETLGKSRQQTYFAPVTEEDRARERQVEQIVAENLASWQEQGLVPDMAIEPGKETTRLQRERGWRYWHQLFNARQLLISSLFCKHRHPVSAICLLKAADWNNRLCRWEPYWAKSQQVFYNQALNTFYNYGTRAYDMHMQAYDLPMRRSQTLDVSNYVEMLDCRSITAVADLWITDPPYGDAVHYHEITEFFIAWLRKNPPAPFNEWIWDSRRALAIQGASDKFRRDMVEAYQAMTEHMPDNGRQCVMFTHQDSRVWSDMAAIFWAAGLQVINAWYIATETSSELKKGGYVQGTVILLLGKRPPGQRAGFTPRLLPQVRKEVNAQIQDMMHLNARTQEQMGAPVFTDSDLQMAGYAAALKVLTGYTEINGEEVTRLALRPRRKGEKTVVSEMVQQAAATANSLLVPEGLPKATWEVISGIQRFYLRMVALETTGASKLDNYQNFAKTFRVDNYQAVMASLKPNRARLKGAQDFKPRELAGTEIGETLLGQVLVALQELLGEKEPPIVMDNLREALPDYFQQRPHLQAMAQFLGDQLAQRRPQEARAAEIIASRVRNERL; this is encoded by the coding sequence ATGTTAGCCCCCCAACAGGAGCAGACGCTATGCCTTGAGGCACCGCCGCTCAAGAATACCCCCGCCCTCCTGGAGCGGGTCTTCCCGGCCCAGAAGATTTCCGCCGAAGCCCAGAAGGAAAGAAAGGCCGGTTCGGGGAAAACCCTCACCGCCCTGGGCTCCTACTGGAAAGGCCGCAAGCCCCTCATCCTGGTGCGGGCTCTTATTCTGGGTTCGTTACTTCCCGCCACGGATGATCCAGAAACGGATTTAGCGATCTTCGAGCAATTGATGGCCCTGGATGAGGCGTCCTTCGGGCGGCGGGAACCAAAACTAAGCGCGGCCCAGGTGGCGGCAAGAATCACGCTGCCCCGTCCCTGGGATTATTTCGATTATAGTTTCAAGGACGCGACGGTTGAGCCTACGAAAATAGAGGAGCTGACCTTTCCCCTCCGGGCCGGGGACATCCCCGGGCTGTCCCTGCGCTGGAAGCGGGCTATTCCCCTGGCGGACAAGCAAACACTGCTGGCGGCGGCCCTAAAGGAGCTGCCCTACCCGGACAAAGTGGCCCTTTGCAAGCGACCGGAGGAGTGCGATCCGGCAACCCTCTACGGCCCCATCTGGGACTCCGTCAATCAACATCTGGGGCGCTTTGGCGTCCAGGCCCATAGCCACGAAGAGCTGGTAGCCCAGTTGGGTATGCTTCGCTTTGGGCACCGGCCCCGGGTGGGAGACACCTTCTGCGGCAGCGGTTCCATTCCCTTCGAGGCCGCCCGCCTGGGCTGCGAGGTGTATGCCTCGGATCTTAACCCCATTGCCTGCATGCTCACCTGGGGAGCGCTCAATATTATTGGCGCTTCCCCTGAGCGGCGAGATGAGATCGCCCAGGCCCAGCAAGCGGTGGCCGCAGCGGTGAACCAGGAAATCACCGCCCTCGGCATTGAGCACAACAGCCAAGGCGATCGAGCGAAAGCCTATTTGTATTGTCTGGAGACTCGCTGCCCGGAAACCGGCTGGCAGGTGCCTCTAGCGCCCAGTTGGGTGATTTCTAAAACCCGCCAGGTTTATGCCAAGCTGATTCCAAATCCGCGGGAAAAACGCTTTGAAATTGACATTGTCAGCGGCGCTTCCCCAGAGGAGATGGCAGCCGCTGAGCAAGGCACGGTCCAGCAGGGGCAGATGGTGTATACGCTGGAAGGGAAAACCTACCGCACCTCCATCAAAACCCTGCGGGGCGACTATCGAGACGCCCAGGGCGTTAACCGCAACCGCCTGCGGCAGTGGGAGAAGCACGATTTCAGGCCCCAGCCGGAGGATGTCTTTCAGGAGCGCCTTTACTCCATTCAGTGGATCACCCAGGAAACGCTGGGGAAATCCCGGCAGCAGACCTATTTCGCCCCGGTCACCGAAGAAGATCGGGCGCGGGAGCGACAAGTGGAGCAGATCGTGGCGGAAAATCTGGCCTCCTGGCAAGAGCAAGGACTCGTGCCCGATATGGCCATTGAACCGGGTAAAGAGACCACGAGGCTTCAACGGGAGCGCGGCTGGCGGTATTGGCATCAATTGTTTAATGCACGGCAGCTACTTATTTCTTCGCTTTTCTGCAAGCATCGACACCCCGTATCTGCGATTTGTCTTTTAAAGGCGGCTGACTGGAATAATCGGCTATGCCGGTGGGAGCCTTATTGGGCTAAGTCACAACAAGTCTTTTACAATCAAGCATTAAATACCTTTTATAATTATGGGACTCGGGCGTATGACATGCACATGCAGGCGTACGATTTGCCTATGAGGCGATCTCAAACATTAGACGTATCCAATTATGTTGAGATGTTGGATTGCCGCTCAATTACTGCGGTGGCAGATCTGTGGATCACCGATCCGCCCTACGGGGATGCGGTTCACTACCACGAAATCACTGAGTTCTTTATTGCCTGGCTGCGGAAAAACCCGCCCGCCCCCTTCAATGAATGGATCTGGGACTCCCGCCGGGCGCTGGCCATTCAAGGCGCTAGCGACAAGTTCCGCCGCGATATGGTGGAAGCTTACCAAGCCATGACCGAACACATGCCGGATAACGGCCGTCAATGCGTCATGTTTACCCATCAGGACAGCCGGGTGTGGTCCGATATGGCCGCTATCTTCTGGGCGGCGGGTCTCCAGGTCATCAACGCCTGGTACATTGCCACCGAAACCAGCTCCGAGTTGAAAAAGGGCGGTTATGTCCAGGGCACCGTGATTCTGCTCCTGGGGAAACGGCCGCCCGGCCAGCGGGCGGGCTTTACCCCCCGTCTTCTGCCCCAGGTGCGCAAGGAAGTCAACGCCCAAATCCAGGACATGATGCATCTTAACGCGCGGACTCAGGAACAGATGGGGGCGCCCGTATTCACCGACTCCGATCTCCAGATGGCGGGCTACGCGGCGGCCCTGAAGGTCCTCACCGGCTACACGGAAATCAACGGCGAGGAAGTCACCCGCCTGGCGCTGCGTCCCCGGCGGAAGGGGGAGAAAACGGTGGTGAGTGAGATGGTTCAGCAAGCGGCGGCAACCGCCAACAGCCTCCTCGTCCCTGAGGGCCTGCCCAAAGCGACTTGGGAGGTGATTAGTGGCATCCAGCGCTTCTACCTGCGGATGGTGGCCCTGGAAACCACCGGAGCCAGCAAGCTGGATAATTATCAAAACTTCGCCAAAACCTTCCGGGTGGACAACTACCAAGCGGTGATGGCAAGCCTAAAACCCAACAGAGCCCGGCTGAAAGGAGCCCAGGATTTCAAGCCCCGGGAGCTGGCCGGAACCGAAATCGGCGAGACTCTCCTGGGGCAGGTGCTGGTGGCGCTCCAGGAACTTTTGGGGGAGAAGGAACCACCGATCGTCATGGACAATCTCCGGGAGGCCCTGCCGGATTATTTTCAGCAACGCCCCCACCTCCAGGCCATGGCGCAATTTCTCGGTGACCAGCTCGCCCAGCGGCGTCCCCAGGAAGCACGAGCCGCCGAGATCATCGCCAGTCGGGTGCGCAACGAGCGCCTGTGA
- a CDS encoding anti-phage-associated DUF3780 domain-containing protein produces the protein MPIEAKPGGGAPMKTTAQKIPPMSRQSPRRYAHRTLGFGVPTTLDPHHYQVTIPRGTKQPVLIRECLGIQAGREDSAVLDRVCLERRRWTAIANEVKRAFNHRLRRQKLAPGRWKMGENPVDRLLGKELCVLAWAIEEASPEQTGLAVRNWLALRPEERWWLFGMTAIATGGLQDSRRGWRRALRYALADLPQATLLPTGTPKAADKNTKTPDLFD, from the coding sequence TTGCCAATTGAAGCTAAGCCCGGAGGTGGTGCTCCAATGAAAACTACTGCCCAAAAGATCCCGCCCATGAGCCGCCAATCCCCTCGCCGTTATGCCCACCGGACCCTGGGATTCGGGGTGCCCACCACCCTGGACCCCCATCATTATCAGGTCACCATCCCCCGGGGCACCAAACAGCCGGTGCTCATCCGCGAGTGCCTGGGCATACAAGCCGGGCGAGAAGACAGCGCCGTACTTGATCGGGTGTGCCTGGAACGCCGCCGCTGGACGGCCATCGCCAACGAGGTCAAGCGTGCCTTCAACCACCGGCTAAGGCGGCAAAAGCTCGCACCCGGTCGGTGGAAGATGGGCGAGAATCCGGTGGATCGCTTGCTTGGCAAGGAGCTGTGCGTACTGGCCTGGGCCATCGAGGAGGCAAGTCCCGAGCAAACCGGTCTGGCTGTTCGCAACTGGCTGGCGCTCCGGCCCGAGGAACGCTGGTGGCTGTTCGGGATGACCGCCATAGCCACGGGCGGCCTCCAGGATAGCAGGAGAGGCTGGCGTCGGGCCTTGCGCTACGCCCTTGCCGACCTTCCCCAGGCCACTTTGCTCCCCACCGGCACACCCAAAGCCGCGGACAAGAACACGAAAACCCCCGATTTGTTTGACTAA